The Natronoglycomyces albus genome has a segment encoding these proteins:
- the hflX gene encoding GTPase HflX has product MHEDNHFEDLPTGGDLDLEARQALRRVDGLTTELADVTDAEYRQLRLERVVLVGVWTEGTVVDAENSLSELAALAETAGSEVLDGMLQRRSKPDAGTYIGSGKVEELKDVVEALGADTVICDGELSPGQLRTLEKEVNVKVVDRTALILDIFAQHAKSREGKAQVELAQLQYLLPRLRGWGDAMSRQAGGRAGGASGGVGLRGPGETKLETDRRRINTRIAKLRKDLSRMKTSRDTKRSDRTRHEVPAVVIAGYTNAGKSSLLNRLTGAGILVQDALFATLDTTTRRTQTSDGREYTLSDTVGFVRHLPHQLVEAFRSTLEEVADADLVLHVIDGDHPDPASQVAAVREVFSEVDAQNVPELLIVNKVDAVSAETLLRLHSDWPDAAFVSAATGEGIDKLQERIEQALPRPQVTLTVSLPYDRGDLESRVRTHGEVVSVEHTGEGTVMTAAVGPALASELEPYTTTS; this is encoded by the coding sequence ATGCATGAAGACAATCACTTTGAGGACCTGCCAACCGGCGGAGACCTCGATCTGGAGGCCCGCCAGGCGCTACGCCGCGTCGACGGCCTCACCACAGAACTTGCCGACGTCACCGACGCCGAATATCGACAGCTACGCCTGGAGCGCGTGGTCTTGGTCGGTGTCTGGACCGAAGGTACCGTCGTCGACGCGGAGAACTCCCTGAGTGAACTCGCCGCTCTGGCTGAGACCGCAGGTTCGGAAGTTCTCGACGGCATGTTGCAACGCCGGTCCAAGCCTGACGCGGGCACGTACATCGGTTCGGGCAAGGTCGAAGAACTTAAGGACGTTGTGGAGGCTCTCGGAGCCGACACCGTGATCTGCGACGGCGAACTCTCGCCGGGTCAATTGCGCACTCTGGAAAAAGAGGTCAACGTCAAGGTCGTGGACCGCACGGCGCTGATCTTGGATATTTTCGCCCAGCACGCCAAGAGCCGCGAAGGTAAAGCCCAGGTCGAGCTGGCTCAATTGCAGTACCTGCTGCCGCGACTGCGCGGCTGGGGTGACGCCATGAGCCGACAGGCTGGCGGTCGAGCCGGTGGCGCCAGTGGCGGTGTCGGTCTGCGTGGACCCGGTGAGACGAAACTGGAGACGGACCGGCGGCGCATCAATACCCGCATCGCCAAATTGCGCAAAGATCTCAGTCGCATGAAGACCTCGCGCGACACCAAACGCTCGGACCGCACCCGGCACGAGGTACCCGCCGTCGTTATTGCCGGCTACACCAATGCGGGCAAGTCTTCGCTGCTCAACCGGCTCACCGGTGCGGGCATCCTGGTGCAGGACGCGCTTTTTGCGACCCTGGACACGACCACGCGCCGTACTCAGACCTCCGACGGTCGGGAATACACCCTGTCGGACACGGTTGGATTCGTGCGGCATCTACCGCACCAGCTAGTCGAGGCATTCCGTTCCACACTGGAAGAAGTGGCCGATGCTGACCTGGTGTTGCACGTCATCGATGGTGACCACCCGGACCCGGCCTCCCAAGTGGCGGCTGTGCGGGAAGTGTTCAGCGAGGTCGACGCGCAAAACGTTCCCGAGCTCTTGATTGTCAACAAGGTTGACGCCGTCTCGGCTGAGACGCTGCTGCGTTTGCATTCGGATTGGCCCGATGCCGCGTTCGTCTCCGCGGCGACCGGTGAGGGCATCGACAAGCTACAAGAGCGAATTGAGCAGGCGTTGCCCCGTCCTCAAGTCACGCTCACGGTGAGCCTGCCATATGACCGGGGTGACCTGGAGTCGAGGGTGCGCACGCACGGAGAGGTCGTCTCGGTTGAACACACCGGGGAAGGCACCGTGATGACGGCTGCGGTCGGACCCGCTTTGGCCTCCGAACTGGAGCCGTATACGACGACCTCCTAG
- the lexA gene encoding transcriptional repressor LexA, with the protein MRQKQVLEYIEEFTSNKGYPPSVREIGEVVGLASASSVAYQIKQLEAKGYLHRQAGRPRAVGVKQKTPAGVQTCTKHPRPRYVPMVGEIAAGAPILAEERDYDVMPLPAEFVGEGVHFLLRVKGDSMIEAAIADGDWVVVRQQPEAYNGEIVAAMIDGEATVKKWKRNNGQPLLLPANPRYEPIEAGEAEILGRVVAVLRKL; encoded by the coding sequence ATGCGTCAAAAGCAAGTGCTGGAGTACATCGAGGAATTCACGAGCAACAAGGGCTACCCACCCAGCGTGCGCGAGATCGGCGAAGTAGTCGGTTTGGCATCAGCCTCGTCGGTCGCCTATCAGATTAAACAACTTGAAGCCAAAGGCTATCTGCATCGCCAGGCGGGACGCCCGCGTGCCGTCGGAGTCAAGCAGAAGACCCCAGCTGGGGTACAAACATGCACTAAACACCCACGCCCACGCTACGTTCCCATGGTCGGCGAGATCGCCGCCGGGGCCCCGATACTGGCCGAAGAGCGCGACTACGACGTCATGCCGCTGCCGGCCGAATTCGTTGGCGAAGGCGTCCACTTCCTACTTCGCGTCAAAGGCGACTCCATGATCGAAGCGGCCATAGCCGACGGCGACTGGGTGGTCGTACGACAACAGCCCGAGGCCTACAACGGCGAGATCGTAGCGGCCATGATCGACGGCGAAGCGACCGTCAAGAAGTGGAAGCGCAACAATGGGCAACCGCTCCTGCTACCGGCCAACCCCCGCTATGAACCCATCGAAGCCGGGGAAGCCGAGATTTTGGGCCGCGTCGTAGCAGTACTGCGCAAGCTATAG
- the nrdR gene encoding transcriptional regulator NrdR: protein MRCPYCRHPDSRVVDSREGDDGMLIRRRRACQSCEKRFTTVEESVLAIVKRSGVTEPFSRHKVVTGVMKACQGRPVTRDALEALAQQVEDEIRSRGVAELASNEVGLAILPPLRELDEVAYLRFASVYRSFDSVEDFEAAIADLRGQSDQTSAASTG, encoded by the coding sequence ATGCGGTGCCCATACTGTCGGCATCCCGACTCACGGGTCGTGGACTCGCGCGAAGGGGACGACGGGATGCTCATTCGCCGCCGCCGAGCCTGTCAAAGCTGCGAAAAGCGTTTTACCACTGTAGAGGAGTCCGTCCTCGCCATTGTGAAGCGCTCTGGCGTCACAGAGCCATTCAGCCGCCACAAGGTCGTCACTGGGGTCATGAAGGCCTGTCAGGGGCGGCCGGTCACCCGGGATGCCTTGGAGGCCCTCGCCCAACAGGTCGAGGATGAAATCCGCTCTCGCGGTGTGGCCGAACTGGCCAGCAACGAAGTGGGCCTGGCGATCCTGCCGCCCTTGCGTGAGCTCGATGAAGTGGCCTACCTACGTTTCGCCTCGGTCTACCGTTCGTTCGATTCGGTCGAGGATTTTGAGGCGGCCATCGCGGATCTGCGCGGGCAGAGCGACCAGACTTCGGCGGCATCGACCGGGTAG
- a CDS encoding vitamin B12-dependent ribonucleotide reductase: MGENSGGLTISRAFTSEGVHPYDEVVWEKRDVVMTNWRDGTVNFEQRGVEFPAFWSQNATQIVTSKYFRGAVGTSQREHSLKQLIDRVAKTYRAAGEKGGYFASVADAEVFEAELTWLILHQYFSFNSPVWFNVGTESKQQVSACFILSVDDTMESILDWYKEEGLIFKGGSGSGVNLSDIRSSKELLSSGGNASGPVSFMRGADASAGTIKSGGATRRAAKMVVLDIDHPDVEEFIDTKAREEDKIRALRDAGFDMDLGGEDIVSVQYQNANNSVRVTDEFMAAVEKGTDFALRARTTGEPIERRDARELFRKVATAAWECADPGIQYDDTINEWHTCPVTGRITASNPCSEYVHIDNSSCNLASLNLMKFLNDDGSFDVEHFTKAVEFVITAMEISISFADFPTEKIGENTRAYRQLGIGYSNLGALLMASGLPYDSPEGRSVSAAITSLMTGVSYRRSAEIAAVVGPYEGYAKNAEAHQAVMRKHEAACEQVETFNDVDATVLRAATQEWHRGNELGATHGWRNSQASVLAPTGTISFMMDADTTGIEPDLALVKYKKLVGGGSMQIVNQTVGRALDRLGYTAEERQAIVDYIAEHGHVIDAPHLQKDHYPVFDCAMGERSISPMGHVQMMAAAQPFLSGAISKTVNVPETATVEDFERIYFEGWKQGLKALAVYRDNCKVGQPLSISKTDQKATEKSTQTQKVVEYRPVRRRLPKVRPSQTVSFAVGGAEGYLTASSYPDDGVGEVFLKMSKQGSTLAGMMDAFSVAISIALQYGVPLEKYVEKFTNMRFEPAGMTDDPDVRMAASVVDYIFRRLALDYLPFEKRAALGIMTTAERTAELNGDDPSLVHSSETEREFAAMSASAPIEKVVEVVQDNLGATAREDILTGSRSRAADAPLCMNCGTTMRPSGSCYACEGCGATSGCS, from the coding sequence ATGGGCGAGAACTCAGGCGGATTGACAATTTCCCGCGCCTTCACCAGCGAGGGCGTTCATCCCTACGACGAGGTCGTATGGGAGAAGCGCGACGTGGTGATGACCAATTGGCGCGACGGGACGGTCAATTTTGAGCAGCGTGGGGTAGAGTTCCCCGCGTTTTGGAGCCAGAACGCCACCCAGATCGTGACCTCGAAGTACTTTCGAGGGGCGGTGGGGACCTCACAGCGTGAGCACAGCCTGAAGCAGCTGATCGACCGGGTGGCCAAGACCTATCGTGCCGCAGGCGAGAAGGGCGGCTACTTCGCCTCCGTAGCTGACGCCGAGGTCTTTGAAGCCGAACTCACCTGGCTGATCTTGCACCAGTACTTCAGCTTCAATTCCCCAGTGTGGTTCAACGTGGGCACCGAGTCCAAGCAGCAGGTCTCGGCCTGTTTCATCCTCAGCGTTGACGACACGATGGAGTCCATCCTTGATTGGTACAAAGAGGAAGGCCTGATCTTCAAAGGGGGTTCCGGATCCGGAGTCAACCTTTCGGACATCCGCTCATCCAAAGAACTGCTCTCCTCGGGCGGCAACGCCTCGGGGCCAGTCAGCTTCATGCGCGGAGCCGACGCCTCGGCGGGGACCATCAAGTCCGGCGGTGCGACTCGCCGGGCCGCCAAGATGGTCGTCCTCGATATCGACCACCCCGATGTCGAGGAATTCATCGACACCAAGGCTCGCGAAGAGGACAAGATCCGCGCATTGCGCGACGCTGGTTTCGACATGGATCTGGGCGGCGAAGACATCGTCTCGGTGCAGTACCAAAACGCCAATAACTCGGTGCGTGTCACCGATGAGTTCATGGCAGCCGTGGAGAAGGGCACCGACTTCGCGCTGCGGGCCCGCACCACAGGCGAGCCGATCGAAAGGCGTGACGCCCGGGAACTGTTCCGCAAGGTGGCCACGGCCGCATGGGAATGCGCCGACCCGGGCATCCAGTACGACGACACCATCAACGAGTGGCACACGTGCCCGGTCACCGGGCGTATCACCGCGTCCAACCCATGCTCCGAATACGTCCACATCGACAACTCATCGTGTAACTTGGCCTCGCTCAACCTCATGAAGTTCCTCAACGACGACGGCTCGTTCGACGTGGAGCACTTCACCAAGGCGGTCGAATTCGTCATTACCGCTATGGAGATCTCGATTTCGTTCGCGGACTTCCCCACGGAGAAGATCGGCGAAAACACCCGCGCCTATCGCCAACTGGGCATCGGCTATTCCAACTTGGGGGCCCTGCTGATGGCATCGGGGCTGCCCTATGACTCGCCCGAAGGGCGCTCGGTCTCCGCCGCGATCACTTCGTTGATGACCGGAGTCTCCTACCGCCGCTCCGCCGAAATCGCCGCAGTGGTCGGACCATACGAGGGCTACGCCAAGAACGCCGAGGCCCACCAGGCTGTCATGCGCAAGCACGAGGCGGCCTGCGAACAGGTCGAGACATTCAACGATGTCGACGCCACGGTCTTGCGCGCCGCAACGCAGGAATGGCATCGGGGCAATGAGTTGGGCGCTACCCACGGCTGGCGCAACTCCCAAGCCAGTGTCCTCGCGCCCACCGGCACCATTTCATTCATGATGGACGCCGACACGACGGGCATCGAACCGGATTTGGCGTTGGTCAAGTACAAGAAGCTCGTCGGCGGCGGTTCGATGCAGATCGTCAACCAGACAGTTGGACGGGCACTGGACCGACTTGGATATACGGCCGAAGAACGACAGGCGATAGTCGACTACATTGCCGAGCATGGTCACGTCATCGACGCGCCCCACTTGCAAAAAGATCACTATCCGGTCTTTGATTGTGCGATGGGGGAGCGCTCAATTTCTCCGATGGGCCACGTTCAGATGATGGCCGCGGCACAGCCATTTCTCTCCGGTGCGATCTCAAAGACCGTCAACGTACCTGAGACGGCCACTGTCGAGGACTTCGAACGCATCTACTTCGAAGGATGGAAGCAAGGGCTGAAGGCCCTGGCGGTCTACCGCGATAACTGCAAGGTGGGGCAGCCGCTGTCCATCTCCAAGACCGACCAGAAAGCGACCGAGAAGTCTACCCAGACGCAGAAGGTCGTCGAGTACCGTCCGGTACGCCGCCGCTTGCCGAAAGTCCGGCCCAGTCAGACGGTCTCCTTTGCCGTCGGTGGAGCCGAGGGCTACTTGACCGCTTCGTCCTATCCAGACGATGGAGTTGGCGAAGTGTTCCTGAAAATGTCCAAGCAGGGCTCGACCCTGGCGGGAATGATGGACGCGTTCTCCGTGGCGATCTCGATAGCGCTGCAATACGGAGTGCCACTGGAGAAGTACGTCGAAAAGTTCACCAACATGCGCTTCGAACCAGCTGGCATGACCGACGATCCGGACGTACGCATGGCGGCCTCGGTGGTCGACTACATCTTCCGTCGTTTGGCGTTGGACTACCTCCCGTTCGAAAAGCGGGCCGCGCTGGGCATTATGACCACCGCCGAGCGCACGGCCGAACTCAATGGGGACGACCCATCGTTGGTCCACTCTTCGGAAACCGAACGCGAGTTCGCCGCCATGTCCGCCTCGGCTCCGATCGAAAAGGTCGTCGAAGTGGTGCAGGACAACCTGGGAGCGACTGCCCGCGAGGACATTTTGACGGGCTCGCGTAGCAGGGCCGCCGATGCTCCGCTGTGTATGAACTGCGGAACCACCATGCGGCCCTCAGGGTCGTGCTACGCCTGTGAAGGATGCGGAGCGACCTCAGGTTGTTCGTAG
- a CDS encoding extensin family protein — protein sequence MSHQQPSPSPHRRQTTRLGRRTFLRAGLAGLTAGATSMTWGPSAMAHTDLADAEFTVACRTEESFAECARPSGQWNWVGVSSCKLRYRTGYQGPNLADKPALGSHPNVTTFPFNGNFKGLCNDWAKYLNQVVRDVRSENIDWVGSAGTFACTSGQHGTGSAFDLTRINGTGNLRVDMNRHWRPGQSRGHRRRYLGVMASCRQYFRVVLNGWHDTDGTHGNHIHFDNAGSTTRLAFRNEPNARTDVTLVQVSARLLGINRNIDIDRIWGPITERAFQDLRKAFKIDTLPSPIGNRESTYLFLDLIARTSLGNFAAGDITYSDLSAGDDVK from the coding sequence ATGTCGCATCAGCAACCCTCGCCTTCTCCGCATCGGAGGCAAACCACCCGTCTGGGCCGCCGCACGTTTCTGCGCGCCGGGTTGGCCGGTCTCACCGCCGGTGCCACGTCGATGACGTGGGGGCCCTCCGCAATGGCACACACCGACCTCGCGGACGCGGAGTTCACCGTCGCTTGCAGAACCGAAGAGTCGTTCGCCGAGTGCGCTCGTCCCTCCGGCCAATGGAATTGGGTAGGGGTGTCTTCGTGCAAGCTGCGGTATCGCACCGGGTATCAGGGACCGAACTTGGCAGACAAGCCCGCGTTGGGCAGCCATCCGAACGTGACGACATTTCCCTTCAACGGAAACTTCAAAGGGCTGTGCAATGACTGGGCGAAGTATCTCAACCAGGTGGTGCGGGATGTGCGATCGGAGAATATCGACTGGGTGGGAAGCGCGGGAACGTTCGCGTGCACATCCGGACAACATGGGACGGGTTCGGCGTTCGATCTGACGCGTATCAATGGCACCGGCAATTTGCGCGTCGACATGAATCGGCATTGGCGCCCCGGACAATCGCGGGGACATCGGCGTCGTTACCTAGGGGTGATGGCTTCGTGCCGCCAATACTTCCGCGTGGTTCTCAACGGCTGGCACGACACTGATGGGACCCACGGCAATCACATTCACTTCGACAATGCCGGCTCGACGACGCGGCTGGCGTTTCGCAACGAACCCAATGCGCGCACCGATGTAACCCTCGTGCAGGTCTCGGCCCGCTTGTTGGGCATCAATCGCAACATCGACATCGACCGGATTTGGGGGCCGATCACCGAACGCGCGTTTCAGGACCTGCGCAAAGCCTTCAAGATCGATACGCTTCCCAGTCCCATCGGCAACCGGGAGTCGACGTATCTGTTCTTGGACCTGATCGCGCGCACCTCGCTGGGAAACTTCGCCGCCGGAGACATCACCTACAGTGATTTGTCCGCTGGCGATGATGTGAAGTGA
- a CDS encoding GNAT family N-acetyltransferase has protein sequence MTTNPTTNIDTYPSSGLVVRPAEPGDYAAIAEVVTQAYRAVGQLEGTASFYEQELRDVAGRVEKAEVIVAVDATSNDVLGSVTICPVDSPLSELAQPGELEFRMLAVSTSAQRRGVGRALVQAVCDRARELDCHQLVIYVRTAVAAEAVALYEKLGFETMPERDWMPIPTVTLHAYRLRL, from the coding sequence ATGACCACCAACCCCACCACCAACATCGACACCTATCCCTCTTCGGGCCTCGTGGTCAGGCCCGCCGAACCCGGTGACTACGCAGCCATAGCCGAGGTCGTGACACAGGCTTATCGGGCTGTGGGCCAGTTGGAGGGCACCGCCAGCTTTTACGAACAAGAACTTCGTGACGTGGCCGGTCGCGTCGAAAAGGCCGAGGTCATCGTGGCCGTGGACGCCACCAGCAACGACGTTCTCGGATCAGTCACCATCTGCCCAGTGGATAGCCCACTCTCCGAACTGGCTCAACCCGGGGAGTTGGAGTTTCGCATGCTAGCCGTATCGACCTCCGCGCAGCGGCGCGGAGTGGGTCGAGCACTTGTCCAAGCAGTCTGCGACAGGGCACGAGAACTCGACTGCCATCAGCTGGTGATCTACGTGCGCACAGCCGTGGCGGCCGAGGCGGTCGCCCTATACGAAAAACTTGGTTTCGAGACCATGCCCGAGCGCGATTGGATGCCCATCCCAACGGTGACCCTGCACGCTTACCGCCTGCGCCTCTAA
- a CDS encoding FHA domain-containing protein yields MNYQPPQPGGGAPPPGGPPCACGYFPAGQFCEQCGAPNQNFQGGGQPPFPPSPGGFDQGQQPGGYPQGGQPPFPPPGGYDQGQQPPFAPGGGYEHGAPGGSDPYGHSQPGGYDQGQQYPPSQDPYGQQGGGYQPSQPPFPPGPADPYGQQGGGYDPNQAAPGGYQPSQPPFQPGGYDQGQGGYPGQADPYGQQGGGYDPNQPASGAPAAYMSAPPTSAPPHMPPGVPSAPFQPGQPMSAPPGPPQQMPGYSIPDASPNDPAAAFPPPGQAPGQPGGGHGGTGLQWVLVATADRAFFGKVAASEEGSQLEFPAHYQPRRFPLDQGQVNIGRYNARRGTAPEIDLSGEASDPGVSSQHASLQAAPDGTWILTDTGSSNGTFLNGGDDPVPPHTQLPLGDGSYFHVGAWTRLTLHYEG; encoded by the coding sequence ATGAACTACCAACCGCCGCAGCCTGGAGGCGGAGCACCACCGCCCGGTGGGCCGCCGTGCGCGTGTGGGTACTTCCCCGCAGGACAATTCTGCGAACAGTGCGGTGCCCCCAACCAGAACTTCCAAGGCGGTGGACAACCTCCATTCCCACCTTCCCCAGGCGGGTTTGACCAAGGGCAACAGCCCGGTGGCTACCCCCAAGGAGGCCAGCCACCCTTCCCGCCACCGGGTGGCTACGACCAAGGCCAGCAGCCCCCCTTCGCCCCTGGCGGTGGGTACGAGCACGGCGCACCAGGTGGCAGTGACCCCTATGGTCACTCCCAGCCCGGCGGCTACGACCAAGGCCAGCAGTACCCTCCCAGCCAGGACCCTTATGGCCAGCAAGGGGGCGGGTATCAACCCAGCCAACCTCCCTTCCCCCCAGGGCCCGCAGACCCCTATGGTCAGCAAGGCGGTGGGTACGACCCCAATCAGGCCGCCCCGGGTGGGTACCAACCCAGCCAGCCGCCTTTCCAACCAGGCGGCTACGACCAGGGTCAAGGTGGATATCCCGGCCAAGCTGACCCCTACGGGCAGCAAGGTGGGGGCTACGATCCCAATCAGCCTGCTTCGGGCGCTCCGGCTGCCTACATGTCAGCTCCACCAACGTCCGCGCCGCCGCACATGCCACCTGGGGTGCCTTCGGCTCCGTTCCAGCCCGGGCAGCCCATGTCAGCCCCACCTGGGCCCCCACAGCAGATGCCGGGCTACTCGATTCCCGACGCGTCGCCCAATGACCCCGCAGCGGCATTCCCGCCACCGGGTCAAGCTCCGGGCCAACCAGGGGGCGGCCACGGTGGCACGGGATTGCAATGGGTCCTAGTCGCCACCGCCGACCGCGCCTTTTTCGGCAAAGTCGCCGCGTCCGAAGAGGGCTCGCAACTGGAGTTTCCGGCTCACTACCAGCCGCGACGATTCCCGTTGGACCAAGGACAGGTCAACATTGGGCGCTATAACGCGCGCCGTGGCACTGCGCCGGAGATCGACCTCTCCGGTGAAGCCTCCGATCCCGGGGTGAGTTCGCAACACGCGAGTCTCCAGGCCGCGCCAGACGGCACTTGGATTCTCACCGACACCGGTTCATCCAATGGAACTTTCCTCAACGGTGGTGATGACCCGGTGCCGCCGCACACGCAGTTGCCACTGGGCGATGGCTCTTACTTCCACGTGGGAGCCTGGACCCGCCTAACGTTGCATTACGAGGGTTAG
- a CDS encoding PP2C family protein-serine/threonine phosphatase — protein sequence MPTTTLKKCTECALPAEFGRYCEVCGGDLDEGVQATDHTWKSSAATETNADHPGGSGDHVELDLSVIAAATDVGKRHHYNQDAVAIGAVGGRRIAVICDGVSNATDSERAALAGAEAAVTEIEQALKDGENMEKASRRGVNAAHTAVATVGAQYPQSPPSSTYVSAIVDDTEVVICWVGDSRAYWVGDDDSMCLTVDDTIAARLEYHGVDESDERYRSPYAKALLAWLGSDAPSLQPNLARYIPDSGHIVVCSDGLSRYMDSPDDLRPLPDGTVGQMAVALTQQACDYGGADNISVAITRFNPPVVGGATSAPAKSEADEEEYDFTAKLGMGRKKDFTELLGGGTT from the coding sequence ATGCCAACCACCACCTTGAAGAAGTGCACCGAGTGCGCACTTCCGGCCGAGTTCGGACGCTACTGCGAAGTCTGCGGAGGAGACCTCGACGAAGGCGTCCAGGCCACCGATCACACGTGGAAGTCCTCCGCAGCCACCGAAACCAACGCCGACCACCCTGGAGGCTCCGGCGACCACGTCGAACTCGACCTGTCGGTGATCGCCGCCGCCACAGATGTGGGCAAGCGTCACCACTACAACCAAGACGCGGTCGCCATCGGCGCGGTCGGGGGACGGCGCATTGCCGTCATTTGTGACGGCGTGTCCAACGCGACGGACTCCGAACGTGCCGCGCTGGCCGGAGCCGAAGCGGCGGTAACCGAAATCGAACAAGCGCTCAAGGACGGCGAGAACATGGAAAAGGCCTCCCGGCGTGGCGTCAACGCCGCGCACACGGCGGTGGCCACCGTTGGCGCGCAGTACCCGCAGTCTCCACCGTCGAGCACCTATGTCTCGGCAATCGTCGACGACACCGAGGTCGTCATCTGTTGGGTGGGCGACTCACGCGCCTACTGGGTCGGCGACGACGATTCAATGTGTCTCACAGTTGACGACACCATCGCGGCTCGGCTGGAATATCACGGTGTCGACGAAAGCGACGAGCGATACCGCAGCCCGTATGCGAAGGCTTTGTTGGCCTGGCTAGGATCGGATGCGCCGTCGTTGCAACCGAATCTGGCCCGCTACATTCCCGACTCTGGCCATATCGTGGTGTGCAGTGATGGATTGTCGCGTTACATGGACTCCCCTGACGACCTGCGTCCACTCCCGGACGGCACAGTTGGGCAAATGGCGGTAGCGTTGACACAGCAAGCCTGCGACTATGGTGGTGCCGATAACATCAGCGTCGCCATAACCCGCTTCAACCCACCAGTGGTTGGCGGCGCTACCTCGGCTCCCGCCAAGTCGGAAGCTGACGAGGAAGAATACGACTTTACGGCCAAGCTGGGAATGGGCCGCAAGAAAGACTTCACAGAATTGCTTGGAGGGGGCACGACATGA